The Oncorhynchus masou masou isolate Uvic2021 chromosome 6, UVic_Omas_1.1, whole genome shotgun sequence genome has a window encoding:
- the LOC135542052 gene encoding complement decay-accelerating factor-like isoform X7, giving the protein MFCSNAWTKCLICLIFLTSGNAECPKPQVEGNVVLTDDALLMNDFPEGEEATFECANGYLKEQGSERITCTSGKWSTLKLTCKKKDCGAPRKMPHLTYEFKEGTLFGASARAICDKGYQLMGPSYRQCYAIGWSGRPRCKVVTCDKPPEIMHGTIIEKPGEELPEYGGVIQYSCNEGYTLIGNKSIECIEDGEYNSLPPECKDVNDILLKPTTISTSSITTTSTVLPTIRDVNGILLKPTTISTSSITTTSTVLPTIKDVNDILLKPTTISTSSITTTSTVPPTIKDVNDILLKPTTISTSSITTTSTVPPTIRVSGRNNGIGEHDTNAATENAAVVGSGIGTVIVSFIVIVLITRYCKRKGARTAPIC; this is encoded by the exons ATGTTTTGTTCAAATGCTTGGACTAAGTGCTTGATATGCCTTATCTTTTTAACAAGTGGAAATG CCGAGTGTCCCAAACCTCAAGTAGAGGGAAATGTTGTTCTAACGGATGATGCGCTATTAATGAACGATTTTCCTGAGGGGGAGGAAGCCACTTTTGAGTGTGCCAACGGCTACTTGAAAGAGCAAGGATCTGAAAGAATCACCTGCACGAGTGGAAAGTGGAGCACGCTCAAATTAACCTGCAAAA AGAAGGACTGTGGTGCCCCCAGGAAGATGCCACATTTGACATATGAGTTTAAGGAAGGCACACTTTTTGGTGCATCAGCAAGAGCAATCTGTGATAAAGG TTATCAACTTATGGGCCCAAGTTACAGGCAGTGTTATGCCATAGGTTGGAGTGGAAGACCAAGATGTAAAG TGGTAACTTGTGATAAACCTCCTGAGATAATGCATGGCACGATCATAGAGAAGCCTGGCGAAGAGTTACCAGAGTATGGTGGCGTCATACAATACTCCTGTAATGAAGGTTACACCCTCATTGGAAACAAATCAATTGAGTGCATTGAAGATGGTGAATACAACTCATTACCTCCTGAATGCAAAG ATGTCAATGACATTCTTTTGAAACCAACAACTATATCAACatcatcaataacaacaacatcGACTGTTCTACCCACAATACGAG ATGTCAATGGCATTCTTTTGAAACCAACAACTATATCAACatcatcaataacaacaacatcGACTGTTCTACCCACAATAAAAG ATGTCAATGACATTCTTTTGAAACCAACAACTATATCAACatcatcaataacaacaacatcGACTGTTCCACCCACAATAAAAG ATGTCAATGACATTCTTTTGAAACCAACAACTATATCAACatcatcaataacaacaacatcGACTGTTCCACCCACAATACGAG TTTCAGGGAGGAATAATGGCATTGGGGAACATGACACCAATGCAGCTACTG AGAATGCAGCAGTTGTGGGAAGTGGGATCGGCACTGTCATAG TTTCATTTATTGTTATTGTGCTGATCACACGGTATTGTAAGAGGAAAGG GGCTAGGACTGCACCTATCTGCTAG
- the LOC135542052 gene encoding complement decay-accelerating factor-like isoform X12, producing the protein MFCSNAWTKCLICLIFLTSGNAECPKPQVEGNVVLTDDALLMNDFPEGEEATFECANGYLKEQGSERITCTSGKWSTLKLTCKKKDCGAPRKMPHLTYEFKEGTLFGASARAICDKGYQLMGPSYRQCYAIGWSGRPRCKVVTCDKPPEIMHGTIIEKPGEELPEYGGVIQYSCNEGYTLIGNKSIECIEDGEYNSLPPECKDVNDILLKPTTISTSSITTTSTVLPTIRVSGRNNGIGEHDTNAATENAAVVGSGIGTVIVSFIVIVLITRYCKRKGSYQFGEDRSRAEELLQFQNNYVECLPKVPTVHTYHYIKTIIQKYVSLS; encoded by the exons ATGTTTTGTTCAAATGCTTGGACTAAGTGCTTGATATGCCTTATCTTTTTAACAAGTGGAAATG CCGAGTGTCCCAAACCTCAAGTAGAGGGAAATGTTGTTCTAACGGATGATGCGCTATTAATGAACGATTTTCCTGAGGGGGAGGAAGCCACTTTTGAGTGTGCCAACGGCTACTTGAAAGAGCAAGGATCTGAAAGAATCACCTGCACGAGTGGAAAGTGGAGCACGCTCAAATTAACCTGCAAAA AGAAGGACTGTGGTGCCCCCAGGAAGATGCCACATTTGACATATGAGTTTAAGGAAGGCACACTTTTTGGTGCATCAGCAAGAGCAATCTGTGATAAAGG TTATCAACTTATGGGCCCAAGTTACAGGCAGTGTTATGCCATAGGTTGGAGTGGAAGACCAAGATGTAAAG TGGTAACTTGTGATAAACCTCCTGAGATAATGCATGGCACGATCATAGAGAAGCCTGGCGAAGAGTTACCAGAGTATGGTGGCGTCATACAATACTCCTGTAATGAAGGTTACACCCTCATTGGAAACAAATCAATTGAGTGCATTGAAGATGGTGAATACAACTCATTACCTCCTGAATGCAAAG ATGTCAATGACATTCTTTTGAAACCAACAACTATATCAACatcatcaataacaacaacatcGACTGTTCTACCCACAATACGAG TTTCAGGGAGGAATAATGGCATTGGGGAACATGACACCAATGCAGCTACTG AGAATGCAGCAGTTGTGGGAAGTGGGATCGGCACTGTCATAG TTTCATTTATTGTTATTGTGCTGATCACACGGTATTGTAAGAGGAAAGG TTCGTACCAGTTTGGAGAAGACCGAAGTCGAGCAGAGGAATTATTACAATTTCAAAATAACTATGTTGAATGCCTACCCAAGGTACCTACAGTTCATACATATCATTATATTAAAACCATTATTCAAAAATATGTTAGTCTCAGTTAG
- the LOC135542052 gene encoding complement decay-accelerating factor-like isoform X11, with protein sequence MFCSNAWTKCLICLIFLTSGNAECPKPQVEGNVVLTDDALLMNDFPEGEEATFECANGYLKEQGSERITCTSGKWSTLKLTCKKKDCGAPRKMPHLTYEFKEGTLFGASARAICDKGYQLMGPSYRQCYAIGWSGRPRCKVVTCDKPPEIMHGTIIEKPGEELPEYGGVIQYSCNEGYTLIGNKSIECIEDGEYNSLPPECKDVNDILLKPTTISTSSITTTSTVLPTIRDVNGILLKPTTISTSSITTTSTVLPTIKDVNDILLKPTTISTSSITTTSTVPPTIKDVNDILLKPTTISTSSITTTSTVPPTIRDVNGILLKPTTKSTSSITTTSTVPPTIKGRGNPSKSIPV encoded by the exons ATGTTTTGTTCAAATGCTTGGACTAAGTGCTTGATATGCCTTATCTTTTTAACAAGTGGAAATG CCGAGTGTCCCAAACCTCAAGTAGAGGGAAATGTTGTTCTAACGGATGATGCGCTATTAATGAACGATTTTCCTGAGGGGGAGGAAGCCACTTTTGAGTGTGCCAACGGCTACTTGAAAGAGCAAGGATCTGAAAGAATCACCTGCACGAGTGGAAAGTGGAGCACGCTCAAATTAACCTGCAAAA AGAAGGACTGTGGTGCCCCCAGGAAGATGCCACATTTGACATATGAGTTTAAGGAAGGCACACTTTTTGGTGCATCAGCAAGAGCAATCTGTGATAAAGG TTATCAACTTATGGGCCCAAGTTACAGGCAGTGTTATGCCATAGGTTGGAGTGGAAGACCAAGATGTAAAG TGGTAACTTGTGATAAACCTCCTGAGATAATGCATGGCACGATCATAGAGAAGCCTGGCGAAGAGTTACCAGAGTATGGTGGCGTCATACAATACTCCTGTAATGAAGGTTACACCCTCATTGGAAACAAATCAATTGAGTGCATTGAAGATGGTGAATACAACTCATTACCTCCTGAATGCAAAG ATGTCAATGACATTCTTTTGAAACCAACAACTATATCAACatcatcaataacaacaacatcGACTGTTCTACCCACAATACGAG ATGTCAATGGCATTCTTTTGAAACCAACAACTATATCAACatcatcaataacaacaacatcGACTGTTCTACCCACAATAAAAG ATGTCAATGACATTCTTTTGAAACCAACAACTATATCAACatcatcaataacaacaacatcGACTGTTCCACCCACAATAAAAG ATGTCAATGACATTCTTTTGAAACCAACAACTATATCAACatcatcaataacaacaacatcGACTGTTCCACCCACAATACGAG ATGTCAATGGCATTCTTTTGAAACCAACAACTAAATCAACatcatcaataacaacaacatcaACTGTTCCACCCACAATAAAAGGTAGAGGAAATCCAAGTAAATCTATCCCAGTATAA
- the LOC135542052 gene encoding complement decay-accelerating factor-like isoform X2, whose amino-acid sequence MFCSNAWTKCLICLIFLTSGNAECPKPQVEGNVVLTDDALLMNDFPEGEEATFECANGYLKEQGSERITCTSGKWSTLKLTCKKKDCGAPRKMPHLTYEFKEGTLFGASARAICDKGYQLMGPSYRQCYAIGWSGRPRCKVVTCDKPPEIMHGTIIEKPGEELPEYGGVIQYSCNEGYTLIGNKSIECIEDGEYNSLPPECKDVNDILLKPTTISTSSITTTSTVLPTIRDVNGILLKPTTISTSSITTTSTVLPTIKDVNDILLKPTTISTSSITTTSTVPPTIKDVNDILLKPTTISTSSITTTSTVPPTIRVSGRNNGIGEHDTNAATENAAVVGSGIGTVIVSFIVIVLITRYCKRKGSYQFGEDRSRAEELLQFQNNYVECLPKVPTVHTYHYIKTIIQKYVSLS is encoded by the exons ATGTTTTGTTCAAATGCTTGGACTAAGTGCTTGATATGCCTTATCTTTTTAACAAGTGGAAATG CCGAGTGTCCCAAACCTCAAGTAGAGGGAAATGTTGTTCTAACGGATGATGCGCTATTAATGAACGATTTTCCTGAGGGGGAGGAAGCCACTTTTGAGTGTGCCAACGGCTACTTGAAAGAGCAAGGATCTGAAAGAATCACCTGCACGAGTGGAAAGTGGAGCACGCTCAAATTAACCTGCAAAA AGAAGGACTGTGGTGCCCCCAGGAAGATGCCACATTTGACATATGAGTTTAAGGAAGGCACACTTTTTGGTGCATCAGCAAGAGCAATCTGTGATAAAGG TTATCAACTTATGGGCCCAAGTTACAGGCAGTGTTATGCCATAGGTTGGAGTGGAAGACCAAGATGTAAAG TGGTAACTTGTGATAAACCTCCTGAGATAATGCATGGCACGATCATAGAGAAGCCTGGCGAAGAGTTACCAGAGTATGGTGGCGTCATACAATACTCCTGTAATGAAGGTTACACCCTCATTGGAAACAAATCAATTGAGTGCATTGAAGATGGTGAATACAACTCATTACCTCCTGAATGCAAAG ATGTCAATGACATTCTTTTGAAACCAACAACTATATCAACatcatcaataacaacaacatcGACTGTTCTACCCACAATACGAG ATGTCAATGGCATTCTTTTGAAACCAACAACTATATCAACatcatcaataacaacaacatcGACTGTTCTACCCACAATAAAAG ATGTCAATGACATTCTTTTGAAACCAACAACTATATCAACatcatcaataacaacaacatcGACTGTTCCACCCACAATAAAAG ATGTCAATGACATTCTTTTGAAACCAACAACTATATCAACatcatcaataacaacaacatcGACTGTTCCACCCACAATACGAG TTTCAGGGAGGAATAATGGCATTGGGGAACATGACACCAATGCAGCTACTG AGAATGCAGCAGTTGTGGGAAGTGGGATCGGCACTGTCATAG TTTCATTTATTGTTATTGTGCTGATCACACGGTATTGTAAGAGGAAAGG TTCGTACCAGTTTGGAGAAGACCGAAGTCGAGCAGAGGAATTATTACAATTTCAAAATAACTATGTTGAATGCCTACCCAAGGTACCTACAGTTCATACATATCATTATATTAAAACCATTATTCAAAAATATGTTAGTCTCAGTTAG
- the LOC135542052 gene encoding complement decay-accelerating factor-like isoform X6, with protein MFCSNAWTKCLICLIFLTSGNAECPKPQVEGNVVLTDDALLMNDFPEGEEATFECANGYLKEQGSERITCTSGKWSTLKLTCKKKDCGAPRKMPHLTYEFKEGTLFGASARAICDKGYQLMGPSYRQCYAIGWSGRPRCKVVTCDKPPEIMHGTIIEKPGEELPEYGGVIQYSCNEGYTLIGNKSIECIEDGEYNSLPPECKDVNDILLKPTTISTSSITTTSTVLPTIRDVNGILLKPTTISTSSITTTSTVLPTIKDVNDILLKPTTISTSSITTTSTVPPTIKDVNDILLKPTTISTSSITTTSTVPPTIRVSGRNNGIGEHDTNAATENAAVVGSGIGTVIVSFIVIVLITRYCKRKGEGLWCPQEDTTFDI; from the exons ATGTTTTGTTCAAATGCTTGGACTAAGTGCTTGATATGCCTTATCTTTTTAACAAGTGGAAATG CCGAGTGTCCCAAACCTCAAGTAGAGGGAAATGTTGTTCTAACGGATGATGCGCTATTAATGAACGATTTTCCTGAGGGGGAGGAAGCCACTTTTGAGTGTGCCAACGGCTACTTGAAAGAGCAAGGATCTGAAAGAATCACCTGCACGAGTGGAAAGTGGAGCACGCTCAAATTAACCTGCAAAA AGAAGGACTGTGGTGCCCCCAGGAAGATGCCACATTTGACATATGAGTTTAAGGAAGGCACACTTTTTGGTGCATCAGCAAGAGCAATCTGTGATAAAGG TTATCAACTTATGGGCCCAAGTTACAGGCAGTGTTATGCCATAGGTTGGAGTGGAAGACCAAGATGTAAAG TGGTAACTTGTGATAAACCTCCTGAGATAATGCATGGCACGATCATAGAGAAGCCTGGCGAAGAGTTACCAGAGTATGGTGGCGTCATACAATACTCCTGTAATGAAGGTTACACCCTCATTGGAAACAAATCAATTGAGTGCATTGAAGATGGTGAATACAACTCATTACCTCCTGAATGCAAAG ATGTCAATGACATTCTTTTGAAACCAACAACTATATCAACatcatcaataacaacaacatcGACTGTTCTACCCACAATACGAG ATGTCAATGGCATTCTTTTGAAACCAACAACTATATCAACatcatcaataacaacaacatcGACTGTTCTACCCACAATAAAAG ATGTCAATGACATTCTTTTGAAACCAACAACTATATCAACatcatcaataacaacaacatcGACTGTTCCACCCACAATAAAAG ATGTCAATGACATTCTTTTGAAACCAACAACTATATCAACatcatcaataacaacaacatcGACTGTTCCACCCACAATACGAG TTTCAGGGAGGAATAATGGCATTGGGGAACATGACACCAATGCAGCTACTG AGAATGCAGCAGTTGTGGGAAGTGGGATCGGCACTGTCATAG TTTCATTTATTGTTATTGTGCTGATCACACGGTATTGTAAGAGGAAAGG AGAAGGACTGTGGTGCCCCCAGGAAGATACCACATTTGACATATGA
- the LOC135542052 gene encoding complement decay-accelerating factor-like isoform X8, whose translation MFCSNAWTKCLICLIFLTSGNAECPKPQVEGNVVLTDDALLMNDFPEGEEATFECANGYLKEQGSERITCTSGKWSTLKLTCKKKDCGAPRKMPHLTYEFKEGTLFGASARAICDKGYQLMGPSYRQCYAIGWSGRPRCKVVTCDKPPEIMHGTIIEKPGEELPEYGGVIQYSCNEGYTLIGNKSIECIEDGEYNSLPPECKDVNDILLKPTTISTSSITTTSTVLPTIRDVNGILLKPTTISTSSITTTSTVLPTIKDVNDILLKPTTISTSSITTTSTVPPTIKDVNDILLKPTTISTSSITTTSTVPPTIRDVNGILLKPTTKSTSSITTTSTVPPTIKEIAAVVGSGIGTVISKNSII comes from the exons ATGTTTTGTTCAAATGCTTGGACTAAGTGCTTGATATGCCTTATCTTTTTAACAAGTGGAAATG CCGAGTGTCCCAAACCTCAAGTAGAGGGAAATGTTGTTCTAACGGATGATGCGCTATTAATGAACGATTTTCCTGAGGGGGAGGAAGCCACTTTTGAGTGTGCCAACGGCTACTTGAAAGAGCAAGGATCTGAAAGAATCACCTGCACGAGTGGAAAGTGGAGCACGCTCAAATTAACCTGCAAAA AGAAGGACTGTGGTGCCCCCAGGAAGATGCCACATTTGACATATGAGTTTAAGGAAGGCACACTTTTTGGTGCATCAGCAAGAGCAATCTGTGATAAAGG TTATCAACTTATGGGCCCAAGTTACAGGCAGTGTTATGCCATAGGTTGGAGTGGAAGACCAAGATGTAAAG TGGTAACTTGTGATAAACCTCCTGAGATAATGCATGGCACGATCATAGAGAAGCCTGGCGAAGAGTTACCAGAGTATGGTGGCGTCATACAATACTCCTGTAATGAAGGTTACACCCTCATTGGAAACAAATCAATTGAGTGCATTGAAGATGGTGAATACAACTCATTACCTCCTGAATGCAAAG ATGTCAATGACATTCTTTTGAAACCAACAACTATATCAACatcatcaataacaacaacatcGACTGTTCTACCCACAATACGAG ATGTCAATGGCATTCTTTTGAAACCAACAACTATATCAACatcatcaataacaacaacatcGACTGTTCTACCCACAATAAAAG ATGTCAATGACATTCTTTTGAAACCAACAACTATATCAACatcatcaataacaacaacatcGACTGTTCCACCCACAATAAAAG ATGTCAATGACATTCTTTTGAAACCAACAACTATATCAACatcatcaataacaacaacatcGACTGTTCCACCCACAATACGAG ATGTCAATGGCATTCTTTTGAAACCAACAACTAAATCAACatcatcaataacaacaacatcaACTGTTCCACCCACAATAAAAG AGATTGCAGCAGTTGTGGGAAGTGGGATCGGCACTGTCATAAGTAAGAATTCCATCATTTGA
- the LOC135542052 gene encoding complement decay-accelerating factor-like isoform X5: MFCSNAWTKCLICLIFLTSGNAECPKPQVEGNVVLTDDALLMNDFPEGEEATFECANGYLKEQGSERITCTSGKWSTLKLTCKKKDCGAPRKMPHLTYEFKEGTLFGASARAICDKGYQLMGPSYRQCYAIGWSGRPRCKVVTCDKPPEIMHGTIIEKPGEELPEYGGVIQYSCNEGYTLIGNKSIECIEDGEYNSLPPECKDVNDILLKPTTISTSSITTTSTVLPTIRDVNGILLKPTTISTSSITTTSTVLPTIKDVNDILLKPTTISTSSITTTSTVPPTIKDVNDILLKPTTISTSSITTTSTVPPTIRDVNGILLKPTTKSTSSITTTSTVPPTIKVSGRNNGVGEHDINAATEIAAVVGSGIGTVIRLGLHLSASLRL; the protein is encoded by the exons ATGTTTTGTTCAAATGCTTGGACTAAGTGCTTGATATGCCTTATCTTTTTAACAAGTGGAAATG CCGAGTGTCCCAAACCTCAAGTAGAGGGAAATGTTGTTCTAACGGATGATGCGCTATTAATGAACGATTTTCCTGAGGGGGAGGAAGCCACTTTTGAGTGTGCCAACGGCTACTTGAAAGAGCAAGGATCTGAAAGAATCACCTGCACGAGTGGAAAGTGGAGCACGCTCAAATTAACCTGCAAAA AGAAGGACTGTGGTGCCCCCAGGAAGATGCCACATTTGACATATGAGTTTAAGGAAGGCACACTTTTTGGTGCATCAGCAAGAGCAATCTGTGATAAAGG TTATCAACTTATGGGCCCAAGTTACAGGCAGTGTTATGCCATAGGTTGGAGTGGAAGACCAAGATGTAAAG TGGTAACTTGTGATAAACCTCCTGAGATAATGCATGGCACGATCATAGAGAAGCCTGGCGAAGAGTTACCAGAGTATGGTGGCGTCATACAATACTCCTGTAATGAAGGTTACACCCTCATTGGAAACAAATCAATTGAGTGCATTGAAGATGGTGAATACAACTCATTACCTCCTGAATGCAAAG ATGTCAATGACATTCTTTTGAAACCAACAACTATATCAACatcatcaataacaacaacatcGACTGTTCTACCCACAATACGAG ATGTCAATGGCATTCTTTTGAAACCAACAACTATATCAACatcatcaataacaacaacatcGACTGTTCTACCCACAATAAAAG ATGTCAATGACATTCTTTTGAAACCAACAACTATATCAACatcatcaataacaacaacatcGACTGTTCCACCCACAATAAAAG ATGTCAATGACATTCTTTTGAAACCAACAACTATATCAACatcatcaataacaacaacatcGACTGTTCCACCCACAATACGAG ATGTCAATGGCATTCTTTTGAAACCAACAACTAAATCAACatcatcaataacaacaacatcaACTGTTCCACCCACAATAAAAG TTTCAGGGAGGAATAATGGCGTTGGGGAACATGACATCAATGCAGCTACTG AGATTGCAGCAGTTGTGGGAAGTGGGATCGGCACTGTCATAA GGCTAGGACTGCACCTATCTGCTAGTCTGCGTCTGTAG
- the LOC135542052 gene encoding complement decay-accelerating factor-like isoform X4 codes for MFCSNAWTKCLICLIFLTSGNAECPKPQVEGNVVLTDDALLMNDFPEGEEATFECANGYLKEQGSERITCTSGKWSTLKLTCKKKDCGAPRKMPHLTYEFKEGTLFGASARAICDKGYQLMGPSYRQCYAIGWSGRPRCKVVTCDKPPEIMHGTIIEKPGEELPEYGGVIQYSCNEGYTLIGNKSIECIEDGEYNSLPPECKDVNDILLKPTTISTSSITTTSTVLPTIRDVNGILLKPTTISTSSITTTSTVLPTIKDVNDILLKPTTISTSSITTTSTVPPTIKDVNDILLKPTTISTSSITTTSTVPPTIRVSGRNNGIGEHDTNAATENAAVVGSGIGTVIVSFIVIVLITRYCKRKGSYQFGEDRSRAEELLQFQNNYVECLPKG; via the exons ATGTTTTGTTCAAATGCTTGGACTAAGTGCTTGATATGCCTTATCTTTTTAACAAGTGGAAATG CCGAGTGTCCCAAACCTCAAGTAGAGGGAAATGTTGTTCTAACGGATGATGCGCTATTAATGAACGATTTTCCTGAGGGGGAGGAAGCCACTTTTGAGTGTGCCAACGGCTACTTGAAAGAGCAAGGATCTGAAAGAATCACCTGCACGAGTGGAAAGTGGAGCACGCTCAAATTAACCTGCAAAA AGAAGGACTGTGGTGCCCCCAGGAAGATGCCACATTTGACATATGAGTTTAAGGAAGGCACACTTTTTGGTGCATCAGCAAGAGCAATCTGTGATAAAGG TTATCAACTTATGGGCCCAAGTTACAGGCAGTGTTATGCCATAGGTTGGAGTGGAAGACCAAGATGTAAAG TGGTAACTTGTGATAAACCTCCTGAGATAATGCATGGCACGATCATAGAGAAGCCTGGCGAAGAGTTACCAGAGTATGGTGGCGTCATACAATACTCCTGTAATGAAGGTTACACCCTCATTGGAAACAAATCAATTGAGTGCATTGAAGATGGTGAATACAACTCATTACCTCCTGAATGCAAAG ATGTCAATGACATTCTTTTGAAACCAACAACTATATCAACatcatcaataacaacaacatcGACTGTTCTACCCACAATACGAG ATGTCAATGGCATTCTTTTGAAACCAACAACTATATCAACatcatcaataacaacaacatcGACTGTTCTACCCACAATAAAAG ATGTCAATGACATTCTTTTGAAACCAACAACTATATCAACatcatcaataacaacaacatcGACTGTTCCACCCACAATAAAAG ATGTCAATGACATTCTTTTGAAACCAACAACTATATCAACatcatcaataacaacaacatcGACTGTTCCACCCACAATACGAG TTTCAGGGAGGAATAATGGCATTGGGGAACATGACACCAATGCAGCTACTG AGAATGCAGCAGTTGTGGGAAGTGGGATCGGCACTGTCATAG TTTCATTTATTGTTATTGTGCTGATCACACGGTATTGTAAGAGGAAAGG TTCGTACCAGTTTGGAGAAGACCGAAGTCGAGCAGAGGAATTATTACAATTTCAAAATAACTATGTTGAATGCCTACCCAAG GGCTAG